A genomic segment from Neisseria perflava encodes:
- the atpD gene encoding F0F1 ATP synthase subunit beta, which translates to MSQGKIVQVIGAVVDVEFPRDAIPHVYDALKLDENGLTLEVQQLLGDGVVRTIAMGSSDGLKRGMSVSNTGAPITVPVGKGTLGRIVDVLGTPVDEAGPIDTDKSRAIHQTAPKFDELSSTTELLETGIKVIDLLCPFAKGGKVGLFGGAGVGKTVNMMELINNIAKAHSGLSVFAGVGERTREGNDFYHEMKDSNVLDKVAMVYGQMNEPPGNRLRVALTGLTMAEYFRDEKDENGKGRDVLFFVDNIYRYTLAGTEVSALLGRMPSAVGYQPTLAEEMGRLQERITSTQTGSITSIQAVYVPADDLTDPSPATTFAHLDATVVLSRDIASLGIYPAVDPLDSTSRQLDPMVLGQEHYDVARGVQSTLQKYKELRDIIAILGMDELSDEDKLTVMRARKIQRFLSQPFHVAEVFTGSPGKYVPLRDTIAGFKAILNGEYDHLPEQAFYMVGGIEEAAEKAKTLN; encoded by the coding sequence CGCGACGCTATCCCGCATGTTTACGATGCCCTGAAATTGGACGAGAACGGTCTGACTCTGGAAGTTCAACAGCTTCTGGGTGACGGCGTTGTCCGTACTATTGCAATGGGTAGTTCAGACGGCCTGAAACGCGGTATGTCTGTAAGCAATACTGGTGCGCCAATCACTGTGCCGGTAGGTAAAGGTACATTGGGTCGTATTGTCGACGTATTGGGTACGCCTGTTGATGAAGCAGGTCCGATTGATACCGACAAGAGCCGTGCCATTCACCAAACTGCTCCGAAATTCGACGAGTTGTCTTCAACTACCGAATTATTGGAAACCGGTATTAAAGTGATCGACTTGCTGTGTCCGTTTGCTAAGGGCGGTAAAGTAGGTCTGTTCGGTGGTGCCGGTGTGGGCAAAACCGTGAACATGATGGAATTGATCAACAACATCGCCAAAGCGCACAGCGGTCTGTCCGTGTTCGCAGGTGTGGGTGAACGTACCCGTGAAGGTAACGACTTCTACCACGAGATGAAAGATTCCAACGTATTGGATAAAGTAGCCATGGTGTATGGTCAAATGAACGAACCTCCGGGCAACCGTCTGCGCGTTGCTTTGACCGGTTTGACTATGGCCGAATACTTCCGTGACGAAAAAGACGAAAACGGTAAAGGCCGCGACGTATTGTTCTTCGTTGACAACATCTACCGTTACACTCTGGCCGGTACCGAAGTATCTGCACTGTTGGGCCGTATGCCTTCTGCAGTAGGTTACCAACCGACATTGGCTGAAGAAATGGGTCGTTTGCAAGAGCGTATTACCTCTACCCAAACCGGTTCCATTACTTCCATCCAAGCCGTATATGTACCTGCGGATGACTTGACTGACCCGTCTCCAGCGACAACTTTCGCCCACTTGGACGCCACCGTCGTATTGAGCCGTGATATTGCATCTTTGGGTATTTACCCGGCAGTTGACCCGCTTGATTCTACTTCACGCCAATTGGATCCGATGGTATTGGGTCAAGAGCACTACGACGTAGCGCGCGGTGTACAGTCTACTCTGCAAAAATACAAAGAATTACGCGACATTATCGCCATTCTGGGTATGGACGAATTGTCTGACGAAGACAAACTGACTGTGATGCGTGCCCGTAAAATCCAACGCTTCCTGTCTCAACCGTTCCACGTTGCCGAAGTATTTACCGGTTCTCCAGGCAAATACGTTCCATTGCGTGACACCATCGCCGGCTTTAAAGCCATCTTGAACGGCGAATACGACCATCTGCCTGAACAAGCGTTCTATATGGTAGGCGGTATCGAAGAAGCGGCTGAGAAAGCGAAAACCTTAAACTAA
- a CDS encoding F0F1 ATP synthase subunit epsilon has protein sequence MSTMQVEVVSSEQNIYSGEASFVVVPTVQGELGIYPRHEPIMSLVRPGALRLTVPGEAEEVLVAVSGGVLEVQPDKITVLADVAVRSTEMDQARAEAAKKAAETGVSEARDEKSLAEAHKALAAAIAQLKTLDYLRSQKNK, from the coding sequence ATGAGCACCATGCAAGTTGAAGTGGTCAGTAGCGAGCAAAACATCTATTCGGGCGAGGCCAGCTTTGTGGTGGTTCCGACCGTTCAAGGTGAGCTTGGTATTTATCCACGACACGAGCCGATTATGAGTTTGGTACGCCCCGGCGCATTGCGTTTGACTGTTCCGGGTGAAGCTGAAGAAGTACTGGTTGCCGTTTCCGGTGGCGTTTTAGAAGTACAGCCTGATAAGATTACCGTATTGGCAGACGTTGCCGTCCGCAGTACAGAAATGGATCAGGCGCGTGCTGAAGCAGCTAAAAAAGCAGCCGAAACAGGTGTTTCTGAAGCTAGAGACGAAAAATCTTTGGCTGAAGCGCACAAAGCATTGGCAGCCGCCATTGCCCAGCTGAAAACTTTGGATTACCTTCGTTCGCAAAAAAACAAGTAA
- a CDS encoding flotillin family protein has protein sequence MNLVSIGTIAGVILVALFVLGLILTRLYRRASKEVSFVRTGFGGEKVIMNGGAMVLPVLHEIIPVNMNTLRLEVRRAAQQALITRDRMRVDVMAEFYVRVKPSAESIATAAQTLGMKTMSPDELKDLVEGKFVDALRAVAAEMAMEELHEKRVDFVQKVQQVVSEDLFKNGLELETVSLTGLDQTSFEFFNPQNAFDAEGLTKLTETIEGRRKKRNEIEQDTDLAIKTKNLEAEQQRLKISREEEYAKLEQEREIAVRRAEQEASIAEQESQKKREAEEAKIAAEREVDLKRIAAERDIKNEDIRKAQAVEQAEVERRKAIELAEQDRAIAVAEKSRAESEAKAEADKARAAAVREEESVITVRETERAERAKAVELIAAEEAAQKDAISLTVAAEAEKQAAQDRAEAVRIAAEAEAEKHRLQAKGEADAKILLAQAQEQQYKVDAEGTRAVNEAANVLSVEQVEMQVRLALLKHLPDIIRESVRPMEKIEDIKILQVNGLGGFAGGANGAEGVSDGQTTQASLADQMVNSALRYRSQAPLVDGLLKELGLNGGDINGLTQGLDKTIDQS, from the coding sequence ATGAATTTGGTCTCCATCGGCACTATCGCCGGCGTCATACTCGTCGCGCTGTTTGTACTCGGCCTTATCCTGACCCGTCTGTATCGCCGTGCCAGCAAAGAAGTCTCATTTGTCCGCACCGGTTTTGGTGGCGAAAAAGTCATCATGAATGGCGGCGCGATGGTGCTCCCCGTATTGCACGAAATCATCCCCGTCAACATGAATACACTGCGCCTTGAAGTGCGCCGCGCTGCCCAACAAGCGCTGATTACCCGCGACCGTATGCGCGTTGACGTGATGGCTGAATTTTACGTCCGCGTTAAACCCAGCGCCGAGAGCATTGCGACCGCCGCACAAACGCTGGGTATGAAAACCATGTCTCCCGATGAGCTGAAAGACCTAGTCGAAGGTAAATTCGTTGATGCCCTGCGCGCCGTTGCCGCCGAAATGGCCATGGAAGAACTGCATGAAAAACGTGTTGATTTCGTTCAGAAAGTACAGCAAGTCGTGAGCGAAGATTTGTTTAAAAACGGTCTCGAACTCGAAACCGTTTCCCTGACCGGCCTCGACCAAACCAGCTTTGAGTTCTTCAACCCGCAAAACGCCTTTGACGCGGAAGGTTTGACCAAACTGACCGAAACCATCGAAGGCCGCCGCAAAAAACGTAACGAAATCGAACAAGACACCGACTTGGCAATCAAAACCAAAAACCTCGAAGCCGAGCAGCAACGCCTGAAAATCTCGCGCGAAGAAGAATACGCCAAACTCGAACAAGAGCGTGAAATTGCCGTCCGCCGCGCCGAACAAGAGGCCAGCATTGCCGAACAAGAATCTCAGAAAAAACGTGAAGCGGAAGAAGCAAAAATTGCCGCTGAACGCGAAGTGGATTTGAAACGCATTGCCGCCGAGCGCGATATTAAAAACGAAGACATTAGAAAAGCCCAAGCCGTTGAACAGGCAGAGGTTGAACGCCGCAAAGCCATCGAATTGGCCGAGCAAGACCGCGCCATCGCCGTTGCCGAAAAATCACGCGCCGAATCCGAAGCCAAAGCCGAAGCCGACAAAGCCCGTGCCGCAGCTGTTCGTGAAGAAGAAAGCGTGATTACCGTACGCGAAACCGAACGCGCCGAGCGTGCTAAAGCGGTCGAACTGATTGCCGCAGAAGAAGCCGCGCAAAAAGATGCGATTTCGCTCACTGTTGCCGCCGAAGCTGAAAAACAAGCTGCACAAGACCGCGCTGAAGCCGTGCGTATTGCCGCCGAAGCCGAAGCCGAAAAACACCGCCTGCAAGCCAAAGGTGAGGCCGATGCCAAAATTCTGTTGGCGCAAGCGCAAGAGCAACAATACAAGGTTGACGCCGAAGGTACCCGCGCTGTGAACGAAGCTGCCAACGTCCTGAGCGTTGAACAGGTTGAAATGCAAGTCCGCCTTGCCCTCTTGAAACATCTGCCTGACATCATCCGCGAATCCGTCCGCCCAATGGAAAAAATCGAAGACATCAAGATTTTGCAAGTCAATGGTCTGGGTGGCTTTGCCGGTGGTGCAAACGGTGCGGAAGGTGTTTCAGACGGCCAGACCACACAAGCCAGCCTTGCAGACCAAATGGTCAACAGCGCACTGCGCTACCGCAGCCAAGCTCCGTTGGTTGACGGTCTCTTGAAAGAGTTGGGGCTAAATGGTGGCGACATCAACGGCCTGACCCAAGGACTTGATAAAACCATCGACCAATCATAA
- a CDS encoding YqiJ family protein, with the protein MWNLINAPETEIFGIAIALMILLGVLEVISMLAGGISDWLDNLLPDSLTETAHAEVGLDVADAGIFVRFLSWLYVGRIPVLMLMVVFLAVYGLTGYLFQTAFATVFGSYLNGTLAAVIVWFLSLPLVRVTASGLYKIMPKDETTAVSQESLIGRVGTVVLGEARVGNAAQVRVKDAYGQQHYVMVEPDSEDVLKQGDAVLLVSLDGNTFKAILNPSGSLVD; encoded by the coding sequence ATGTGGAATTTAATCAACGCCCCCGAAACTGAAATCTTCGGCATTGCCATTGCGCTGATGATTTTGCTCGGTGTGTTGGAAGTTATTTCCATGCTGGCAGGCGGTATCAGTGACTGGTTGGACAACCTGTTGCCCGACAGTCTGACCGAAACCGCGCACGCCGAGGTTGGATTGGATGTGGCGGATGCAGGCATATTCGTGCGTTTCCTGAGCTGGCTGTATGTCGGACGTATCCCGGTGTTGATGTTGATGGTGGTATTTCTTGCCGTATACGGACTGACGGGTTATCTGTTTCAGACGGCCTTTGCCACTGTATTCGGCAGCTATCTGAATGGCACGCTGGCAGCAGTCATCGTTTGGTTTCTTTCCCTGCCCTTAGTGCGAGTGACGGCTAGCGGTTTGTACAAAATTATGCCGAAAGATGAAACCACTGCCGTTTCGCAAGAAAGTTTAATCGGCCGCGTCGGCACAGTGGTGCTGGGCGAAGCTCGGGTAGGTAATGCGGCGCAGGTGCGCGTGAAAGATGCTTACGGCCAACAGCATTATGTGATGGTAGAGCCTGACTCTGAAGATGTATTGAAACAAGGCGATGCGGTATTGCTGGTGTCGTTGGACGGAAATACATTTAAGGCAATTTTGAATCCGAGCGGCAGCTTGGTAGATTAA
- a CDS encoding PspA/IM30 family protein yields the protein MSETLSRRVGRLVSGGFHALIDAAENLAPEAVMNESIREIERAVDEVRAELGKVLAQKHLAAKKMADESNRHEAIDANLQAAVDAGRDDLAEAGIAEQMDIEARLPILENTIADCAAQEKELEGFIAALQAKKREMQQQLQDWRAAQQNAGAGKAAGGSDLNRIARDAEKSGNAFDRVMGRQNAVHSSTDAEQLAKLKELEDLSRNNRIAERLAALKAGK from the coding sequence ATGAGCGAAACCCTATCCCGCCGAGTAGGCCGTCTGGTGAGCGGCGGTTTTCATGCCCTGATTGATGCGGCGGAAAACCTCGCGCCTGAAGCGGTAATGAACGAAAGCATCCGCGAAATTGAGCGCGCAGTAGATGAAGTGCGTGCTGAGTTGGGCAAAGTGTTGGCGCAGAAACACCTTGCCGCTAAGAAAATGGCCGATGAAAGCAACCGCCACGAGGCCATCGATGCCAATCTGCAAGCCGCCGTAGATGCCGGTCGCGATGACCTTGCCGAAGCGGGTATCGCCGAGCAGATGGACATCGAAGCGCGTCTGCCCATCTTGGAAAACACCATTGCCGATTGTGCCGCACAAGAAAAAGAGCTCGAAGGCTTTATCGCCGCCTTGCAGGCGAAAAAACGCGAGATGCAGCAGCAGTTGCAAGACTGGCGCGCCGCGCAGCAGAACGCTGGCGCAGGCAAAGCGGCAGGCGGCAGCGACCTCAACCGCATCGCCCGTGATGCTGAAAAAAGCGGCAACGCTTTCGACCGTGTGATGGGTCGCCAAAACGCGGTACACAGCAGCACCGATGCGGAGCAGTTGGCAAAATTGAAGGAATTGGAAGACTTAAGCCGCAACAACCGTATTGCCGAACGATTGGCGGCATTGAAAGCAGGGAAATAA